TAGCCCTTCACGCAGTTGAGGCCGCGGTTGACCTCCGCCTGCATGTCGCCATGCGTGGCGACGACATGGCCGTCCTTCACGCCGACCATCACCCCGCAGCCGGTGCCGCAGAAGCGGCATGGCGCCTTCGACCATTTGATCTCCAGCGCCTCGACGCCGCCGGGAACGGGCTGGGCGGCCGCGGGCAGGGCGATCCCCGCCGAAGCCGCCGCGAGCGACGCCGCATGCGCCTTCAGGAGATCGCGGCGGTTGATGGATGCCTTCACGTCTCTACGTCCTCCCCTTCGTCGATGTGCTCGAAGACCATGTTGGCGGATATGACGCCGTCCATCGCCGAGATGCCGGTCAGCGTTTCGCCGAGCATGCCGCTGGTCGGCCCCTCGATCGTGATGACGATCCGGCTGCCTTCTTCCGCGTGCACCTCCACGCCGGGGATGGCGGCGAGAAGCCTGCCGATCTCTTCGCGGCGCGCGGGAAGCGCGACCACGACGGCGCTCGAAATATGGTTTCGTGAAATGGCGAGACCGCCCGTGAGCAGCGACCTGCGCGTCAATGCCGGTCTATCGCGCATCGGCTCACCCTCCCGGCGGGCCCGGCGGCCCGTAGACGATCTGGTACATCCAGACGAGGAAACCGTATCCGCCGACGACGCCAACCGCGACGACGGGCCAGATGCCGAAAGCGAGCAGAAGAAAGGCCAGAAGCTCCTGTCGCCGCGTTTTCGCGCGCGAAGGAGCGGGGTCCGCAAGCGCGTGTTGGCTGTCCTGGGTCATGACTCCTCATGTGCCTTGGACCGGCCGGACGCACCAAGCGTCACGCCGTAGGAGAAGCTAGCGTCTCGGGTGATGTTTTCAATAGATTTTTTGAGGCCTGTCGCAGGCGCGGCAGCAACGTGCAGATCGGCCATCAGGAAAGCGCGGACCTCCGGCGCCCTCATCTTTCGAGCAAACCGAAAACTTTTTTGCGTCGGCGGCGTTAGGCTCGAAATCAACAGGGACAGCGAGCATGCCCAATCGTTCCAGCAGGGGTGCGGCAGAAAAAGAGGCTGCGAAGCAGCGGAAGATCCAGCGCGGAGTCGATGCGAAAGATGCTGCCGGCGACAGG
The window above is part of the Rhizobiaceae bacterium genome. Proteins encoded here:
- a CDS encoding chaperone NapD translates to MRDRPALTRRSLLTGGLAISRNHISSAVVVALPARREEIGRLLAAIPGVEVHAEEGSRIVITIEGPTSGMLGETLTGISAMDGVISANMVFEHIDEGEDVET
- the napE gene encoding periplasmic nitrate reductase, NapE protein, whose amino-acid sequence is MTQDSQHALADPAPSRAKTRRQELLAFLLLAFGIWPVVAVGVVGGYGFLVWMYQIVYGPPGPPGG